One region of Chitinophaga varians genomic DNA includes:
- a CDS encoding lactate utilization protein B: MGDDKKVDVAAHAAAFLAQDDVHEPMHDKNLWAARMKRDAAAREVPEWETLRELASQIKEHTLTHLYDYLLEFESNAIKRGAKVYWARDAAEHNQHVWNILQEKNISAVIKSKSMLQEECGMTAFLENRGITVTESDLGERIQQLDDQPPSHIVMPAIHKTAEDVAQLFARTIGTDPRNTDPHYLTEAMRDNARRRFLEAGAGMTGANFAIAETGSFVVCTNEGNADIGAAVPPVHIASIGIEKLLPKVKDLGIFIRLLSRSALGTLATQYTSHFSGPRKGGELHIILTDNGRSKRLGMPDFWTSLKCIRCGACMNTCPVYRRSGGLAYGATYSGPIGIILDPTFDESRYSELPYHSSLCGSCTAVCPVKINISDQILQWRKVMAAKKYLPVSRRLAFGAAGKIFEHPQLFRSAETMASGAIRFTPDFLLYNRVLNPWGRHRELPHFAGQTFREWYLQYRAKNNEHGEQRP; this comes from the coding sequence ATGGGAGACGATAAAAAAGTAGATGTTGCCGCCCACGCCGCCGCCTTTCTGGCACAGGACGACGTGCATGAACCGATGCACGACAAAAACCTGTGGGCCGCCCGTATGAAAAGAGATGCTGCCGCGCGTGAAGTACCCGAGTGGGAAACCCTTCGCGAGCTGGCTTCACAGATCAAGGAGCATACCCTCACCCATCTGTACGACTATCTCCTGGAATTTGAATCCAATGCCATCAAACGTGGCGCTAAAGTATACTGGGCCAGGGACGCAGCAGAGCACAACCAGCATGTGTGGAATATCCTGCAGGAAAAGAACATTAGCGCCGTCATCAAAAGCAAATCCATGCTGCAGGAAGAATGCGGCATGACCGCTTTCCTGGAAAACCGCGGCATTACCGTTACCGAATCCGATCTGGGGGAAAGGATACAGCAGCTGGACGATCAGCCGCCCAGCCATATTGTGATGCCCGCCATTCACAAAACGGCGGAAGATGTGGCACAGCTGTTTGCCCGTACTATCGGCACTGACCCGCGTAACACAGACCCGCACTACCTCACAGAAGCCATGCGCGACAATGCGCGCAGGCGCTTCCTGGAAGCCGGTGCGGGCATGACAGGCGCCAATTTCGCGATTGCCGAAACCGGCAGCTTCGTGGTATGTACCAATGAAGGCAATGCCGACATCGGCGCGGCCGTTCCGCCGGTGCATATCGCCAGTATCGGCATAGAGAAACTGTTGCCCAAAGTAAAAGACCTGGGCATTTTTATCCGCCTCTTGTCCCGCAGCGCACTGGGGACGCTGGCCACCCAATACACCTCTCATTTCAGCGGTCCGCGTAAAGGCGGTGAGCTGCATATCATCCTCACCGACAACGGTCGCAGTAAGCGGCTGGGCATGCCCGATTTCTGGACCTCCCTGAAATGTATCCGTTGCGGCGCCTGTATGAACACCTGCCCTGTTTACCGCCGCAGCGGCGGCCTGGCATATGGCGCCACCTATTCCGGCCCTATCGGCATTATCCTCGACCCTACTTTTGATGAATCCAGGTACAGCGAACTTCCTTACCATTCCTCGTTATGTGGCTCCTGCACAGCAGTATGCCCGGTGAAGATCAACATCAGCGACCAGATCCTGCAATGGCGGAAAGTGATGGCAGCGAAGAAATACCTGCCTGTATCGCGCCGGCTGGCCTTCGGCGCTGCAGGTAAGATCTTCGAGCATCCACAGCTTTTCCGCAGCGCCGAAACCATGGCCAGCGGGGCTATCCGCTTCACGCCGGACTTCCTGCTGTACAACAGGGTTTTAAATCCGTGGGGACGTCACCGTGAGTTACCCCATTTCGCCGGACAAACATTCCGGGAATGGTATTTACAATACCGAGCTAAAAACAATGAACATGGAGAACAACGCCCGTAA
- a CDS encoding SDR family oxidoreductase → MNISLQGKTALVCGSSQGIGLATAIELAALGATCILTARNEEKLKAAVAQLAADAGQPHRYIVADFTNLDEITDLAADLALEGPVHILVNNSGGPAAGPVLQASTTAFSDAFSQHLLCNQVLAQALVPGMIQAGYGRIINIISTSVKAPLKNLGVSNTTRWAVAAWAKTLANELAQHGITVNNVLPGSTATDRLEKLFNATAAARNVSPDVVAEEWRNEIPMKRFGEAHEIAAMAAFLASPAASYVTGTSIAVDGGRTPVS, encoded by the coding sequence GCTGGCCGCACTGGGCGCCACCTGCATCCTCACTGCCCGCAACGAAGAAAAGCTGAAAGCCGCCGTTGCCCAACTCGCTGCCGATGCCGGGCAGCCGCACCGTTATATTGTAGCTGACTTCACTAATCTGGACGAGATAACCGACCTGGCGGCTGACTTAGCCCTGGAAGGCCCGGTACACATCCTCGTTAATAACAGCGGCGGACCGGCTGCCGGTCCTGTTTTACAGGCTTCCACCACTGCATTTTCCGATGCTTTCTCACAACATCTGCTCTGCAACCAGGTACTGGCACAGGCGCTGGTTCCGGGTATGATACAGGCAGGATATGGCCGTATCATCAACATTATCTCTACCTCTGTAAAAGCCCCGTTAAAGAACCTCGGCGTGTCCAATACCACCCGCTGGGCCGTGGCGGCATGGGCTAAAACACTGGCCAATGAACTGGCACAGCACGGTATCACGGTCAACAATGTGCTGCCGGGTTCCACTGCCACCGACCGGCTGGAGAAACTGTTCAATGCCACCGCCGCTGCACGGAACGTATCACCGGACGTCGTAGCAGAAGAATGGCGGAACGAGATACCCATGAAACGGTTTGGCGAAGCACATGAAATAGCCGCCATGGCCGCTTTTCTGGCCTCCCCCGCCGCGTCCTACGTCACCGGTACCAGCATCGCGGTAGATGGCGGCAGAACACCGGTATCTTAA
- a CDS encoding (Fe-S)-binding protein, with protein MRVGLFIPCYIDAIYPEAGIATLELLERFGLEVVYPLNQTCCGQPMANEGDQQHSAAAEQLFVDNFREFDYIVGPAGSCVKHVKLHLDAIPQSPEVLHVRERTYELVEFLHDIVKAAAFPWAYFRYKVGLHNSCSSIRGLGIALPSETMGTPFNKTARLLQMVEGLELVPMDRPDECCGFGGTFCVTDEAVSASMGIDKVHDYMRHDAEFVVSPDMSCLMHQQGIARKAGIHLKFLHVAQVLNGGPF; from the coding sequence ATGAGAGTTGGCTTGTTTATTCCTTGTTACATTGACGCTATTTACCCCGAAGCAGGTATTGCCACGCTGGAGCTGCTGGAGCGCTTCGGACTGGAAGTCGTATATCCGTTGAACCAGACCTGCTGCGGCCAGCCGATGGCCAACGAAGGCGACCAGCAACACTCCGCTGCCGCCGAACAATTGTTTGTGGACAACTTCAGGGAATTTGACTATATCGTAGGGCCGGCAGGCAGTTGCGTGAAACACGTAAAACTTCATCTTGACGCTATTCCACAAAGCCCCGAAGTGTTGCACGTACGGGAACGGACCTACGAACTGGTGGAATTTCTCCACGATATCGTCAAAGCAGCAGCCTTTCCCTGGGCCTATTTTCGCTATAAGGTGGGTTTGCACAATAGTTGCAGCTCCATCCGCGGGCTGGGCATAGCCCTGCCATCCGAAACGATGGGCACTCCCTTCAATAAGACAGCCAGATTGTTACAGATGGTAGAAGGCCTGGAACTGGTGCCGATGGACAGGCCGGACGAATGCTGCGGTTTTGGCGGCACCTTCTGCGTGACCGATGAAGCCGTGAGCGCCAGTATGGGCATTGACAAAGTACACGATTATATGCGGCACGATGCCGAGTTTGTTGTTTCACCCGATATGTCATGCCTCATGCATCAGCAGGGGATCGCCCGGAAAGCAGGCATCCACCTGAAATTCCTGCATGTGGCACAGGTACTGAACGGAGGTCCTTTTTAA
- a CDS encoding SusD/RagB family nutrient-binding outer membrane lipoprotein yields the protein MKKLLIPTYLLFAIVLLASCRKDLERINKNPNEPVTVQPDYLLSNGIKANVDTYWGPDAAMDGTLLYVQYWSKIQYTDADRYIAGATGTQNVWSNFYAQGIEDFTTLAQLGDSLHNPNYKAVAVIMRSWIFQQLTDLYGDVPYKQAGQIAQYLTPVYDSQKDVYTGLLDELKQAAATITPGSNNIDGDILLGGDVTRWKQFANGLRIRIALRIADREPTIAKTVFDEVTAGGAGALLPKDAVVKLNYLASPNQNPVGRNRETRNDYRISKSIVDKLKALNDPRLSIYATMPKDTNVIIGVTNGLPSDSAARLGFSKTSDAGAVFTATTAPAVLFSYAEQLFILAEAAQRGLVAGDPLTLYNQAIAASFVQYGLSEAAAAVYAVQPGVAYDALNFKKSIGEQKWLALFGQGIEGFTEWRRLDYPQLKAAYAGALGGSMPVRFKYPSSEQALNGTNYKAAVARQGADLLTTKLWFDKY from the coding sequence ATGAAAAAATTGTTGATACCAACTTACCTGTTGTTCGCTATTGTGCTGCTGGCTTCCTGCCGCAAAGACCTGGAGCGGATCAACAAGAACCCGAACGAACCTGTCACCGTACAGCCGGATTACCTGCTGAGCAACGGCATCAAAGCCAATGTGGATACCTACTGGGGACCTGATGCGGCCATGGACGGAACGCTGTTGTATGTACAGTACTGGTCCAAAATACAATACACGGACGCCGACCGTTATATTGCCGGTGCTACCGGTACACAGAACGTGTGGAGCAATTTTTATGCACAGGGTATTGAAGACTTTACCACGCTGGCACAGCTGGGCGATAGTCTGCATAACCCCAATTATAAAGCCGTGGCCGTGATCATGCGCTCCTGGATTTTCCAGCAGCTAACTGATCTCTATGGTGATGTGCCTTACAAACAGGCTGGCCAGATCGCTCAGTACCTGACACCGGTATACGACAGCCAGAAAGATGTGTACACCGGTTTGCTGGACGAGCTGAAACAAGCTGCGGCCACCATCACGCCCGGCAGCAACAATATCGATGGCGACATCCTCCTGGGCGGTGATGTTACCCGCTGGAAGCAGTTTGCCAACGGCCTGCGCATACGTATCGCTTTACGTATAGCCGACCGCGAACCGACAATCGCCAAAACGGTATTTGACGAGGTGACTGCCGGCGGTGCCGGCGCGTTGTTGCCCAAAGACGCTGTGGTGAAACTCAACTACCTCGCATCGCCCAACCAGAACCCGGTAGGCCGCAACCGCGAAACCCGCAATGACTACCGTATCAGCAAATCCATTGTGGATAAGTTGAAGGCTTTGAACGACCCACGGTTAAGCATATACGCTACCATGCCCAAAGATACCAATGTGATCATCGGCGTGACCAACGGTCTTCCCAGCGATTCCGCTGCCAGACTGGGATTCAGCAAAACATCCGATGCGGGTGCGGTGTTTACCGCCACCACGGCTCCAGCGGTTTTGTTCAGCTATGCCGAACAACTGTTTATCCTGGCAGAAGCAGCGCAACGCGGCCTGGTTGCCGGTGACCCGCTCACGCTGTATAATCAGGCTATCGCCGCTTCCTTTGTGCAATACGGTCTCTCTGAAGCCGCTGCTGCTGTTTATGCGGTACAACCAGGCGTAGCTTATGACGCGCTGAACTTTAAGAAAAGTATCGGTGAACAGAAATGGCTGGCACTCTTTGGTCAGGGCATCGAAGGCTTCACCGAATGGAGAAGGCTGGACTATCCCCAGCTGAAGGCTGCCTATGCCGGCGCGCTGGGCGGCAGTATGCCGGTAAGATTTAAATATCCCTCCAGTGAACAGGCGCTCAACGGCACCAATTACAAGGCGGCCGTTGCCAGACAAGGCGCAGACCTGCTGACCACCAAACTGTGGTTTGATAAGTACTAG
- a CDS encoding lactate utilization protein C — protein sequence MENNARNQVLAAVERQMPANKTAYPETPDFPRMKTDLLAAFENRVKDAGGEVFRPADAAAAQALLASQYAQAKVICSATPEITGNRDIHAVNNPHDLADVDVGVIRARFGVAENGMVWLTEEDLVVNALGFLSQHLVILLSPQAIVGDMYDAYLRIHLEDTAYGCFMMGPSATADIGAVLVHGAQGARSLNIYLLA from the coding sequence ATGGAGAACAACGCCCGTAATCAGGTACTGGCAGCAGTAGAGCGCCAGATGCCTGCCAACAAGACCGCCTATCCGGAAACACCGGATTTCCCCCGTATGAAAACCGATTTATTGGCCGCTTTTGAAAACCGCGTAAAAGATGCCGGCGGCGAAGTGTTCCGGCCTGCTGATGCCGCAGCAGCCCAGGCTTTGCTGGCGTCACAGTATGCGCAGGCAAAAGTCATCTGTTCCGCGACGCCTGAAATAACCGGTAACCGGGACATTCATGCTGTTAATAATCCGCATGACCTTGCCGATGTAGACGTAGGTGTTATCCGCGCCCGTTTTGGCGTAGCGGAAAACGGTATGGTGTGGCTCACCGAAGAAGACCTGGTGGTGAATGCATTGGGGTTTCTGTCGCAGCACCTGGTCATCCTGCTGTCGCCGCAGGCCATTGTAGGAGATATGTATGACGCTTACCTGCGCATACACCTGGAAGATACGGCCTACGGCTGTTTTATGATGGGGCCTTCCGCTACCGCAGACATCGGCGCGGTACTGGTACACGGCGCACAGGGAGCCAGAAGCCTGAATATCTACCTGTTAGCTTAA